From a region of the Mycobacteriales bacterium genome:
- a CDS encoding helix-turn-helix transcriptional regulator — translation MPHENAIGDYLRARRELVRPGEIGIPDLTGRRRVHGLRREEVALLAGVSSDYYVRLEQGRDQHPSPQVLDALARALQLDADATAHLHRLATQPARRRKTPRPEKVPAGILQLIESWSQTPAYVHGRYLDVLAVNSLATTLIPYYVKGENLVRIAFLDPRVRDMYGNWARVTESTVACLRALVGPDVDDPKLNELVGELSVRSERFRQLWARHDVRPKRSGTARINHPLVGPLELNYERFPIPDTDRQTMGVYHAVPASASARALALLATTTVEEAPEPARPRL, via the coding sequence GTGCCGCACGAGAACGCGATCGGCGACTACCTGCGCGCCCGACGTGAGCTGGTCCGGCCGGGCGAGATCGGCATCCCCGACCTCACCGGCCGCCGGCGGGTGCACGGGTTGCGCCGCGAGGAGGTCGCGCTGCTGGCCGGCGTCAGCAGCGACTACTACGTGCGCCTCGAGCAGGGCCGCGACCAGCATCCCTCACCGCAGGTTCTCGACGCGCTGGCGCGAGCCCTGCAGCTCGACGCCGACGCCACCGCCCATCTCCACCGGCTCGCCACCCAGCCGGCCCGCCGCCGCAAGACCCCGCGGCCGGAGAAGGTGCCCGCGGGCATCCTGCAGCTGATCGAGTCCTGGAGCCAAACCCCCGCCTACGTTCACGGCCGCTACCTGGACGTGCTCGCCGTCAACTCCCTCGCTACGACGCTCATCCCCTACTACGTCAAGGGCGAAAACCTCGTCCGTATCGCCTTCCTCGACCCACGCGTGCGTGACATGTACGGCAACTGGGCGCGGGTCACCGAGAGCACGGTCGCCTGCCTGCGGGCTCTGGTCGGCCCGGACGTGGACGATCCCAAACTCAACGAGCTGGTCGGCGAGCTCTCGGTCCGCAGCGAACGCTTCCGCCAGCTCTGGGCGCGACACGATGTCCGGCCCAAACGCAGCGGCACGGCTCGAATCAACCATCCTCTGGTTGGACCGCTAGAGCTCAACTACGAGAGATTTCCGATCCCCGACACGGACCGCCAGACAATGGGCGTCTACCACGCCGTGCCCGCCAGCGCCAGCGCCCGAGCTCTCGCGCTCCTGGCCACCACGACAGTCGAAGAAGCGCCCGAACCGGCCAGGCCGCGACTATAG
- a CDS encoding SDR family NAD(P)-dependent oxidoreductase, producing MTTSPDLIQTPFGCDSTAAEVLEGIDLSGKRAIVTGGSSGIGIETARALASVGAEVTIAVRDTGAGDRTATDIAAATGNAVRVGHLDLADQASVATFVADWAGPLDLLIHNAGVLVPDLRRTSEGWEMQFAVNHLGHFALALGLREALAARGGARIVSVSSVGHRRSPVIFDDVNFASRPYAPGLAYGQSKTANVLFAVEATRRWGSDGITANAVHPGTIATTKLQRRLAPEDVAAMHTSAPYAEKFAASQLSCKTTAQGAATTALVATSPQLNGIGGRYFEDCNQAQVLDPDTSNTSTSGVARYALDPDNANRLWEMSLEELARYVRERHEQ from the coding sequence ATGACAACCAGCCCTGATCTGATCCAGACGCCGTTCGGCTGTGACTCCACTGCCGCCGAAGTACTCGAGGGCATCGATCTGTCCGGCAAGCGCGCAATCGTCACCGGCGGCTCGTCCGGCATCGGGATCGAGACCGCACGGGCGTTGGCCAGCGTGGGCGCGGAGGTCACGATCGCCGTGCGCGATACCGGCGCCGGTGACCGGACCGCCACCGACATTGCCGCGGCTACCGGTAACGCGGTCCGTGTCGGCCATCTCGACCTCGCCGACCAAGCGTCCGTCGCCACCTTCGTGGCGGACTGGGCCGGACCGCTTGACCTATTGATCCACAACGCTGGCGTCCTGGTACCCGACCTGCGGCGGACCTCGGAAGGCTGGGAGATGCAGTTCGCGGTCAACCACCTCGGCCACTTCGCGCTGGCACTCGGCCTACGCGAGGCGCTCGCCGCTAGGGGCGGGGCGCGGATCGTGTCAGTCAGTTCTGTCGGTCACCGGCGTTCACCGGTGATCTTCGATGACGTGAACTTCGCCTCCCGTCCGTACGCCCCGGGGCTCGCCTACGGACAGTCCAAGACCGCCAACGTCCTTTTCGCCGTCGAGGCGACACGGCGCTGGGGGAGCGACGGAATCACCGCCAACGCGGTCCACCCGGGAACGATCGCGACCACCAAGCTGCAGCGGCGCCTGGCCCCTGAGGACGTGGCGGCCATGCACACCTCAGCCCCGTATGCGGAGAAGTTTGCCGCATCACAACTGAGCTGCAAGACGACCGCGCAAGGTGCCGCGACCACCGCCCTGGTCGCCACCTCACCACAGCTCAACGGCATCGGCGGTCGCTACTTCGAGGACTGCAACCAAGCGCAAGTCCTCGACCCCGACACCTCGAATACCAGCACCTCCGGCGTCGCCCGCTACGCACTCGACCCCGACAACGCCAACCGGCTCTGGGAGATGTCACTGGAAGAACTGGCCCGATACGTCCGGGAACGGCATGAGCAGTGA